From Candidatus Pantoea bituminis, one genomic window encodes:
- a CDS encoding Fic family protein, whose protein sequence is MLVGFKALSKHYGIELAQPLRVESSIGTVRSSHDSNDRVENKYPPSYRPNDDFSGHFEFGLKYEEIHLEFFARLFTATGPEPIEMWCRREPFGQYARRTGFLYEWLTGVTLNVPDVTNGGYVDAISPKKYLTRTAVKRAKRWRINDNLPGSAGFCPFVRRTPAVKTALSFDVTAALADLDNIFGADILMRTASWLTFKESRASFLIEKEADQADRIQRFAHVIAQYCGQIDDPLNDTSLHALQKGILGHDALGLGLRRSPVFVGQATMREDIVHYVAPQFEDVPEFMNGLKEFELATRGAEPLARAGVIAFGFVYIHPMRDGNGRIHRFLINDTLIRDRAVPDGVILPVSATITSSLNFRVGYDRTLEVFSKRLMRRYATSYRFGKIIHYEDGTPSNFYFTDYEDARFAWRYPDLTEHVLYTARVIEHTVRTEMADEARVLVIFQKAQERLKDVLEMPDQDANRIIRSLKENGWRLSGKLKKNYPQLEDITRAQRVVDAVRSAFEDDDI, encoded by the coding sequence ATGCTGGTGGGTTTCAAAGCGCTTTCAAAACATTATGGGATTGAGCTGGCTCAGCCTCTGCGTGTTGAGTCATCTATTGGCACAGTACGAAGCAGCCATGACAGTAATGACCGCGTAGAAAACAAATATCCGCCAAGTTATCGCCCTAATGACGATTTCTCCGGTCACTTTGAGTTTGGACTCAAATACGAAGAGATTCATCTGGAGTTCTTTGCCAGACTTTTTACCGCAACCGGTCCTGAACCCATCGAGATGTGGTGTCGGCGCGAGCCTTTTGGGCAATATGCTCGCCGAACGGGGTTTCTGTATGAATGGCTGACAGGCGTGACATTGAATGTGCCGGATGTGACAAATGGAGGCTATGTCGATGCTATTTCACCTAAAAAATATCTCACGCGAACCGCAGTAAAAAGAGCGAAACGCTGGCGCATCAATGACAATTTGCCGGGGTCAGCCGGTTTCTGCCCATTCGTTCGTCGTACACCCGCAGTAAAGACGGCGTTATCGTTTGATGTGACAGCCGCACTGGCCGATTTAGATAACATTTTCGGCGCGGATATCCTGATGCGCACAGCCAGTTGGCTCACCTTCAAAGAGTCCCGAGCCAGTTTTCTCATAGAGAAAGAAGCCGATCAGGCAGATCGTATACAGCGGTTTGCCCATGTTATTGCTCAATATTGTGGTCAGATTGACGATCCTCTAAACGATACCAGCCTGCATGCCCTGCAAAAGGGAATACTCGGGCATGATGCACTGGGATTGGGTTTGCGGCGTTCACCCGTTTTTGTTGGGCAAGCAACGATGCGTGAAGACATCGTCCATTACGTTGCCCCGCAGTTTGAAGATGTCCCGGAATTCATGAATGGACTTAAAGAATTTGAGCTGGCTACACGAGGTGCTGAGCCTCTGGCCCGCGCTGGCGTTATCGCCTTTGGCTTCGTTTACATTCATCCGATGCGCGATGGGAATGGCCGTATTCATCGTTTTTTAATTAACGATACCTTAATACGCGATCGCGCAGTGCCGGATGGCGTCATTCTGCCGGTCTCTGCCACCATCACCAGCTCACTGAATTTTCGCGTTGGGTATGATCGTACGCTTGAAGTTTTTTCGAAGCGATTGATGCGCAGATACGCAACCTCGTATCGTTTTGGTAAGATTATTCACTATGAAGACGGCACGCCGAGTAACTTCTATTTCACTGATTATGAGGATGCACGTTTCGCCTGGCGCTATCCCGACTTAACAGAACATGTGCTGTATACCGCCCGTGTGATTGAGCATACGGTGCGCACTGAAATGGCTGATGAAGCCAGAGTTCTGGTGATTTTCCAGAAGGCACAAGAGCGACTCAAAGACGTGCTTGAAATGCCGGATCAGGATGCCAATCGCATCATCCGTTCACTGAAAGAAAACGGCTGGCGGCTATCCGGCAAACTGAAAAAGAATTATCCACAGCTTGAGGATATAACGCGCGCGCAACGCGTTGTGGATGCCGTGAGATCCGCTTTTGAGGATGATGACATTTAG
- a CDS encoding glycoside hydrolase family 43 protein: MKTWPNPFITQRADPFILHCGQDYYFTASVPEYDGLEIRHANTLEGLREAKPVTVWHKPDSGPLSQLIWAPEMHRVDDRWVFYFAAAPSRDYVDGLFQHRMYALLCDDADPLKGRWHSCHQIITPLDTFSLDATYCQHQGRNWLLWAQKNPAVPGNSCLYLAELSNPWTIKGQPLLLSCPEYAWEKAGASVNEAPSTLIHNNRLFVAYSAGATDERYCMGLLWIDIDADPLQRNNWIKLANPVFSSSWENKQFGPGHCCFTVDERGRDVLIYHTRNHTGMKGDALIDPSRHTRLKYFNWRADGMPDFGLPPAENHTHKP; encoded by the coding sequence ATGAAAACATGGCCCAATCCTTTTATTACGCAACGCGCCGATCCTTTTATTCTGCACTGCGGGCAGGACTATTATTTCACTGCATCCGTTCCAGAATATGACGGACTTGAGATCCGCCACGCGAACACACTGGAAGGACTGCGGGAAGCCAAACCGGTTACAGTTTGGCATAAACCCGATAGCGGTCCTTTAAGTCAGCTTATCTGGGCGCCAGAAATGCATCGGGTAGATGATCGTTGGGTATTCTATTTTGCCGCTGCCCCGTCACGTGACTATGTTGATGGTCTGTTCCAGCATCGCATGTATGCCCTGCTTTGCGATGACGCCGATCCGCTAAAGGGGCGATGGCATTCCTGTCACCAGATTATTACCCCGCTTGATACTTTTTCGCTTGATGCTACTTACTGTCAGCATCAAGGAAGAAACTGGCTCCTATGGGCGCAAAAGAATCCCGCAGTTCCCGGTAACTCCTGTCTTTATCTGGCGGAATTGAGTAATCCCTGGACGATAAAAGGTCAGCCGCTACTGCTGTCCTGCCCTGAATATGCGTGGGAAAAGGCGGGCGCGAGTGTGAATGAAGCGCCATCAACGCTGATTCATAATAATCGTCTTTTTGTCGCCTACTCCGCAGGCGCAACCGATGAGCGTTACTGCATGGGCCTACTGTGGATTGATATTGATGCAGACCCGTTGCAGCGTAATAACTGGATAAAACTGGCTAATCCGGTATTCAGCTCGAGCTGGGAAAACAAGCAGTTTGGCCCAGGACATTGCTGCTTTACAGTGGATGAGCGAGGTCGGGATGTTTTGATTTATCACACCCGTAACCATACGGGGATGAAGGGAGATGCACTGATTGATCCGAGCCGACATACCCGTCTGAAATATTTTAACTGGCGCGCAGACGGTATGCCGGATTTTGGCTTGCCGCCAGCAGAAAACCATACCCACAAGCCTTAA
- a CDS encoding alpha/beta fold hydrolase: MKTAPLLENHNAPLVLLSGTLCNDRLWQPVTEQLNVSHVRCYSLNNADSAHALASELLGVLPLRFCLAGFSLGGIVALHMLVLAPERIAKLALLSVNPFRDAPDNAERRRAAVREAANQGMTRWLTDTLWPRYVAPHRLNDTLLYRTVVQMAEESGLETLARQTEVAISREDHRQLLASFAAPTLILNGAHDVICTPQHHLAIAKAVPHARWITLPECGHFLPLEAPQQVANFMRNWIQESQS; this comes from the coding sequence ATGAAGACGGCACCCTTACTGGAAAATCATAACGCGCCGCTGGTGCTGCTTAGCGGAACCCTGTGCAATGATCGGTTGTGGCAGCCGGTGACAGAACAGCTCAATGTCAGTCACGTTCGCTGTTATAGCCTCAATAATGCCGACTCCGCTCATGCGCTTGCAAGTGAGCTGCTTGGCGTTCTGCCTTTGCGCTTCTGCTTAGCGGGGTTTTCTCTGGGTGGCATTGTGGCCTTGCACATGCTGGTTCTGGCACCAGAGCGCATTGCGAAGCTGGCGCTTTTATCCGTTAATCCGTTTCGCGACGCGCCCGATAATGCAGAGAGGCGCCGTGCTGCCGTACGCGAAGCGGCTAATCAAGGTATGACGCGCTGGCTCACTGACACATTGTGGCCGCGCTATGTTGCTCCTCATCGTCTAAATGACACATTGCTTTATCGTACCGTTGTCCAGATGGCCGAGGAGAGCGGGCTCGAAACTTTAGCGCGCCAAACAGAAGTGGCTATTTCTCGTGAAGATCACCGCCAATTACTCGCCTCATTTGCTGCACCCACCTTAATTCTTAACGGCGCGCATGACGTTATATGCACGCCACAACATCACCTGGCTATCGCCAAGGCCGTACCGCATGCACGTTGGATAACCTTACCTGAATGCGGCCATTTCTTACCCCTCGAAGCGCCTCAACAGGTGGCTAACTTCATGCGCAACTGGATACAGGAGTCACAATCTTGA
- a CDS encoding FAD-binding oxidoreductase, translated as MEALLKADIDEFKTHFLGEVVLPDDANYDEVRQIWNAMIDRKPTLIARCTSPEDVVQAIQFGRTQNLLISIRGGGHNIAGNAVCDDGLMIDLSLMKGVHVDLTTRRASVEPGCTLNEFDEVVQEHGLATPLGINSTTGVAGLTLGGGFGWLSRKYGMTVDNLLSAEVVTADGS; from the coding sequence ATGGAGGCTTTACTAAAGGCAGATATCGACGAATTCAAAACGCATTTCTTGGGCGAGGTGGTTCTTCCTGACGATGCAAACTACGACGAAGTGCGCCAGATCTGGAATGCCATGATCGACCGCAAACCCACGCTGATCGCCCGCTGCACATCACCTGAGGATGTCGTTCAGGCCATCCAATTTGGGCGCACGCAAAATCTTCTTATCTCGATCCGAGGAGGTGGACACAACATTGCAGGTAATGCCGTATGCGACGACGGCCTGATGATCGACCTGTCGCTGATGAAGGGAGTACACGTGGACCTGACCACCAGAAGGGCCAGCGTCGAGCCAGGCTGTACTCTTAACGAGTTTGATGAGGTCGTGCAGGAACATGGGCTTGCCACGCCCTTGGGCATCAATTCGACTACAGGTGTGGCCGGCCTGACACTCGGCGGCGGGTTCGGCTGGCTGAGTCGGAAGTACGGTATGACCGTAGACAATCTGCTTTCCGCAGAGGTCGTCACGGCAGATGGCAGCTAA
- a CDS encoding MFS transporter, which translates to MFRALFRRPEVSLFFTISVLFFICIHSIDAFLAPMLITEGMQPEVVGMIMGASGLATLLVRFPIGILSDVVRSRKIFIQFSLLLPLVTWPIAYFEPSAVTLYLAKAADGFTAATWVLYNILFIRYFDKKEAPAAVALLALAGPLGVFIGNCIGGVLIHYFDKNISYFISSVSALLALILTFRIKEFHDAARAPTLKACLSSAKRQLSDSSVWFIGLLATIVILVPFATRDTLTPIYAQQLGAQAVVLTLLSNLHLIFYALAIGLCSSVFYKRLGLVNTAVIGISLQVISTIGIPFTTNMYIIYLWQAMAGFSFGMAFAVFMSLSVVNTVESEQSTRMGLFQTIYSCGMFLGPVAMGFMLQHINLASGYLMIGALCVVAALLTPLAVRSVNQRQVNVQGDKAPIISGAQDYANKI; encoded by the coding sequence ATGTTTCGTGCACTGTTTAGACGACCTGAAGTCAGTTTGTTTTTTACTATTAGCGTACTTTTCTTTATCTGCATCCACAGTATTGATGCGTTCCTTGCACCGATGTTGATTACCGAAGGAATGCAACCTGAAGTGGTGGGAATGATTATGGGTGCCAGCGGATTAGCGACGCTGCTTGTTCGTTTCCCCATTGGAATATTGTCGGATGTCGTAAGAAGCCGGAAAATTTTTATTCAGTTCAGCCTGCTGTTGCCCCTGGTGACCTGGCCGATTGCTTACTTCGAACCCAGCGCCGTGACGCTGTATCTCGCAAAGGCCGCAGATGGTTTTACTGCTGCAACCTGGGTTCTCTATAACATTCTGTTCATTCGCTATTTTGATAAAAAAGAGGCACCTGCTGCCGTCGCTTTGCTGGCGCTGGCTGGCCCCTTGGGTGTGTTCATCGGTAACTGTATTGGCGGGGTGTTGATTCACTACTTCGACAAGAACATCAGCTACTTCATCTCCAGTGTCTCGGCACTTCTGGCGCTGATTCTGACATTTCGTATTAAGGAGTTTCACGATGCAGCCCGTGCGCCTACGTTAAAAGCATGTTTAAGCAGCGCAAAGCGCCAGCTATCAGATTCTTCAGTATGGTTTATCGGCCTGCTGGCCACCATTGTGATATTGGTGCCCTTTGCTACCCGAGATACCTTAACCCCGATTTATGCCCAGCAACTTGGCGCGCAGGCCGTTGTACTCACCCTGCTCAGTAATCTGCATCTTATTTTCTACGCACTGGCTATTGGATTGTGCAGTTCCGTTTTCTACAAACGCCTGGGTTTAGTGAATACCGCAGTGATTGGTATTTCCCTGCAGGTTATTTCCACTATTGGCATCCCCTTCACTACGAATATGTACATCATCTATTTGTGGCAGGCGATGGCGGGTTTCTCGTTCGGCATGGCTTTCGCCGTATTCATGTCATTGAGCGTGGTCAATACCGTTGAGTCGGAACAATCCACACGAATGGGGTTATTTCAGACGATTTACTCCTGCGGTATGTTTCTCGGACCCGTTGCGATGGGTTTTATGTTGCAGCACATTAATTTAGCCTCCGGCTATCTCATGATTGGCGCGCTTTGCGTGGTGGCTGCCCTATTGACGCCGCTAGCCGTACGAAGTGTTAATCAGCGGCAGGTAAATGTTCAAGGCGATAAAGCACCCATAATCTCAGGCGCACAGGATTATGCGAATAAGATTTAA
- a CDS encoding MerR family transcriptional regulator: MFIPTSTVCRMTGILPATLTSWQTASLIKPPCSEGYSESQVAQIRVVRALTSSGDTLSEISTLLNESWHYRPSGWELRRQEFIIHLQYGTDETRSRYLWKLYTRYSPGDVLAFMLTPLVRWLCSGNREELRARCVTCLLSHALRLIKAKQGLEHVKPVLNMAELIKHYSTRTTRCLRHLNS; this comes from the coding sequence TTGTTTATTCCTACTTCAACTGTCTGTCGTATGACTGGCATCCTTCCTGCAACGCTCACCAGTTGGCAGACAGCTTCACTCATTAAACCTCCTTGCTCAGAAGGCTACAGTGAGTCACAGGTTGCGCAAATCAGGGTCGTCCGCGCGCTCACGTCATCCGGTGACACGCTCAGTGAAATCTCTACATTGCTTAACGAGTCATGGCATTACCGCCCCAGCGGCTGGGAATTGCGTAGACAGGAATTTATTATTCACCTTCAGTATGGAACAGATGAAACGCGGTCACGTTACCTGTGGAAACTCTATACCCGCTACAGCCCGGGCGATGTTTTAGCCTTCATGCTTACTCCATTGGTTCGATGGCTTTGTAGCGGTAACAGGGAGGAATTGCGCGCCCGTTGTGTTACCTGTCTGCTCAGTCATGCGCTGCGGTTGATCAAAGCAAAACAGGGTTTAGAACATGTTAAACCCGTGCTGAATATGGCGGAGCTTATCAAGCATTATTCCACAAGGACGACTCGTTGCCTCCGACATCTGAATTCCTGA
- a CDS encoding BBE domain-containing protein, which yields MISQFARFTETMPDELNVWMVTRKAPPLPFLPEAFHGKEMIALALCYVGDPKEGEKLIEPLHGFGTVLGEHIGVQPYIAWQQAFDPLLSKGARNYWKSHNFSQISDGVIDAIIEYAARLPSPQCEIFIATIGGQTASVAPEAMAYSSRDANYVMNVHGRWETAAEDAHCIAWAREFFAKSQPFASSGVYINFLTEEETDRISFAYGATYNRLVELKNKYDPTNLFRMNQNIKPV from the coding sequence GTGATCTCGCAGTTCGCCCGATTCACCGAGACGATGCCGGATGAGCTCAATGTTTGGATGGTCACGCGCAAGGCACCTCCGCTACCTTTCCTGCCTGAGGCATTTCACGGGAAAGAGATGATCGCGCTCGCTCTGTGCTATGTGGGCGACCCTAAAGAGGGAGAGAAGCTTATCGAGCCGCTGCACGGGTTTGGCACGGTGCTCGGCGAGCACATCGGCGTGCAGCCTTATATCGCCTGGCAGCAGGCATTTGATCCGCTTTTGTCAAAAGGGGCACGCAACTACTGGAAGTCTCACAACTTCTCGCAAATCAGTGACGGTGTTATCGATGCCATTATCGAATACGCGGCCAGATTACCGTCACCTCAGTGTGAGATATTTATCGCAACAATAGGAGGCCAGACAGCCAGCGTAGCGCCCGAGGCAATGGCCTACTCAAGCCGGGATGCCAATTACGTGATGAATGTGCACGGTCGCTGGGAGACCGCCGCCGAGGATGCACACTGCATCGCCTGGGCGCGCGAATTCTTCGCTAAATCACAACCGTTTGCCAGCAGTGGTGTTTACATCAACTTTCTCACCGAAGAGGAGACCGACCGTATTTCTTTCGCTTACGGAGCCACCTACAATCGACTGGTGGAGCTTAAGAATAAGTACGACCCGACGAATCTCTTTCGGATGAATCAGAACATCAAGCCGGTATGA
- a CDS encoding alpha/beta hydrolase: MKMKMTAGALLLASQVVNAWAAPVENIPQPTAGVAAFLKVLNSGNGKPIEQLSPKDARAVLTGAQEGVVLPPAEISEKTINVLGKPLKLTIVKPANVKGTLPVFMFFHGGGWVLGDFPTHERLVRDLVNESGAAAVFVNYDPSPEAHYPVAITQAYEATKWVAEHGAEIGVDGKRLALVGNSVGGNMVAAVALQAKQFKTPAIRYDVMFWPVTDARFDDASYEQFAEGHFLTKNMMKWFWDSYTTSETDRNNILASPLRATSDQLKGLPPTLIQTAELDVLRDEGEAFGRKLDAAGVPVTVTRYNGMIHDYGLLNALSKEPTVRTAISQASSELKQHLE, translated from the coding sequence ATGAAAATGAAAATGACCGCCGGCGCTTTACTTTTAGCAAGTCAGGTCGTGAATGCATGGGCCGCACCTGTTGAGAATATTCCCCAACCTACCGCTGGCGTAGCGGCCTTTCTGAAGGTGCTGAACAGCGGTAACGGAAAACCGATTGAGCAACTGTCACCTAAAGACGCACGTGCCGTATTAACCGGTGCCCAGGAAGGGGTGGTATTACCGCCCGCAGAGATTTCCGAGAAAACAATTAATGTGCTGGGTAAACCGCTGAAACTGACCATCGTAAAACCTGCCAACGTCAAAGGTACCTTACCCGTATTTATGTTCTTCCACGGCGGCGGTTGGGTACTGGGCGATTTCCCAACCCATGAACGACTGGTGCGCGATTTAGTGAATGAATCCGGTGCAGCAGCGGTGTTTGTGAATTACGATCCATCACCCGAAGCCCATTATCCCGTAGCGATTACGCAGGCATATGAAGCAACAAAATGGGTAGCTGAGCATGGCGCTGAGATCGGAGTCGATGGCAAGCGACTGGCTCTGGTCGGTAACAGTGTTGGTGGGAATATGGTCGCTGCTGTCGCGTTGCAGGCGAAGCAGTTCAAAACTCCGGCTATTCGCTACGATGTTATGTTTTGGCCGGTAACCGATGCCCGCTTTGATGATGCTTCCTATGAACAGTTTGCTGAGGGCCATTTTCTGACGAAAAACATGATGAAATGGTTTTGGGACAGCTACACAACGTCAGAAACTGATCGGAATAATATTCTGGCATCGCCGCTGCGTGCCACCTCCGATCAGCTGAAAGGATTGCCGCCTACGTTGATTCAAACAGCGGAGTTGGATGTATTACGTGACGAAGGTGAAGCCTTTGGCCGTAAGCTTGATGCCGCTGGCGTACCCGTTACTGTGACGCGTTATAATGGCATGATTCACGATTATGGATTATTAAATGCATTGAGTAAGGAACCAACAGTGCGCACCGCGATCAGCCAAGCCTCTTCTGAATTAAAGCAACATCTGGAATAA
- a CDS encoding HpcH/HpaI aldolase family protein, which translates to MRRNPLKAAFCQQQPIINGWLAIPSGYSAEIAGHQGYDSVTVDMQHGMIDFASALSMLQAISATPATPLARVSNNDPAHIMRMLDAGAWGIICPMISTAQQAAQFVSACRYPPLGNRSFGPARALLYGGKDYPQHANEEILTLAMIETREALDNLDSILDTNGLDGIFIGPNDLSLTLTGSASAESQHPAMLAAIEHVLNRCRAHKKLAGIFCTSGQAAAHRLTQGFHFVTPANDVMQLGAAARTAIALTRGETPPVSGSSGY; encoded by the coding sequence TTGAGAAGAAATCCGCTGAAAGCAGCCTTTTGTCAGCAACAACCCATTATCAACGGTTGGCTGGCTATTCCTTCAGGTTACAGCGCCGAAATCGCCGGACATCAGGGCTACGATTCTGTCACCGTCGATATGCAGCATGGCATGATCGATTTTGCCAGCGCACTGTCAATGCTACAGGCAATTTCCGCCACGCCTGCAACGCCGCTGGCGCGTGTCAGTAACAATGATCCGGCACACATCATGCGCATGCTTGACGCCGGTGCCTGGGGAATTATCTGCCCGATGATATCCACCGCTCAGCAGGCGGCACAATTTGTCTCGGCATGTCGCTATCCGCCGCTGGGCAATCGATCTTTTGGCCCGGCACGCGCACTGCTCTATGGCGGCAAAGATTATCCGCAGCATGCCAATGAAGAGATCCTGACGCTGGCAATGATTGAGACGCGCGAAGCACTGGATAATTTAGATAGCATTCTCGATACCAATGGGCTGGACGGGATTTTTATCGGCCCCAATGACCTTTCTCTAACGCTGACCGGCAGTGCGAGTGCCGAGTCTCAGCATCCCGCGATGCTGGCTGCCATAGAGCACGTATTGAACCGCTGCCGTGCGCATAAAAAACTTGCTGGAATCTTTTGCACATCGGGTCAGGCTGCGGCTCATCGCCTGACGCAAGGCTTTCACTTTGTCACTCCCGCTAATGATGTGATGCAGCTCGGCGCTGCTGCCCGCACTGCCATCGCATTAACGCGAGGGGAAACACCGCCTGTCAGCGGATCATCTGGATATTAA
- a CDS encoding Ig-like domain-containing protein has protein sequence MNSKSSNNMAGGLIPQILSSFTALSDKSAILSRDTTLFLRPWLTGTAEPNSIVNIQVNAQPIGQVNSDKTGHWTFALPLQVNAKQVFTVSSKETGATSAPFTITLLPERQLNKDHKSYALKNEPLLPVPDVPAACGGFFAGLTIKE, from the coding sequence ATGAACAGTAAGTCAAGCAACAATATGGCTGGTGGTCTTATACCGCAAATTCTATCCAGCTTCACGGCTCTATCCGATAAGAGCGCTATATTATCGCGTGACACGACATTGTTTTTACGCCCATGGTTAACGGGAACAGCAGAGCCAAACAGCATTGTTAATATACAAGTAAACGCACAGCCGATTGGTCAGGTCAATTCAGATAAAACAGGTCATTGGACATTTGCATTGCCTTTGCAGGTTAATGCCAAACAAGTTTTTACTGTTTCATCTAAAGAAACAGGCGCAACAAGTGCTCCATTCACAATTACCCTTTTACCTGAGCGCCAATTGAATAAAGATCACAAAAGTTACGCGTTGAAGAATGAACCTCTGCTTCCAGTGCCCGACGTTCCTGCCGCTTGCGGCGGTTTTTTTGCCGGATTAACGATAAAAGAGTGA
- a CDS encoding type II toxin-antitoxin system HipA family toxin yields the protein MADSLPDGWGRLLMDRLLRRNNIEPATLSVLDRLAMLGSNTMGALTYRPLVKVPDQEAQQQNINDLIILAREIEIEVAGQDSEVLRELVRLGGSPHGARPKVLVEFDPTSGRIHSSPFTGSEPWLIKFPAAQEAAWVCALEEVYARMARQAGIQFPESRWFSLEEGLSAFGVKRFDRHRGMRVPTLSMAGVLQADFRLPCLDYTDILRATGMITRSAAEREIQARRMVFNVIMNNQDDHAKNFAFTLNQAEEWQVSPAYDLTFQMGPGGQHQSSVAGYGSQISRKALIKAAKAADISEKTLNTIIEEVCDVAASFVATAKSLGDAIPSAVIKATSAKIEATIKAL from the coding sequence ATTGCCGATTCACTGCCTGATGGTTGGGGCCGCTTGTTGATGGACAGACTTTTGCGGCGCAATAATATTGAGCCAGCGACACTTTCCGTCCTCGACAGACTGGCGATGCTAGGCAGCAATACCATGGGCGCGCTGACTTACCGACCGTTGGTGAAAGTGCCTGACCAGGAAGCGCAGCAGCAGAATATCAACGACCTGATTATATTGGCCAGAGAAATAGAGATCGAGGTAGCGGGTCAGGATTCTGAAGTGCTGCGAGAATTGGTGCGTCTCGGTGGATCACCGCATGGCGCTCGGCCCAAAGTGCTGGTGGAGTTTGATCCCACCAGCGGACGTATTCATTCCTCGCCCTTTACCGGTAGTGAGCCTTGGCTGATTAAATTCCCAGCGGCTCAGGAGGCGGCATGGGTATGTGCGCTGGAGGAAGTTTATGCGCGTATGGCTCGGCAGGCGGGCATCCAGTTTCCTGAAAGTCGCTGGTTCTCACTGGAAGAAGGACTGTCAGCGTTCGGCGTTAAACGTTTTGACCGGCATAGAGGAATGCGTGTTCCTACGCTCAGTATGGCGGGTGTACTGCAGGCGGACTTCCGCCTTCCCTGCCTTGATTACACTGACATCCTTCGGGCTACGGGAATGATCACCCGTTCAGCGGCAGAACGAGAAATCCAGGCGCGTCGCATGGTGTTTAATGTGATCATGAACAACCAAGATGACCACGCCAAAAACTTCGCGTTTACGCTCAATCAGGCCGAAGAGTGGCAAGTTTCACCCGCCTATGATCTCACCTTTCAAATGGGGCCGGGCGGTCAACATCAGTCTTCCGTAGCGGGTTACGGCAGTCAAATCAGTCGTAAGGCGCTTATTAAGGCTGCAAAAGCTGCGGATATTAGCGAAAAAACGCTGAACACAATCATTGAGGAAGTCTGCGACGTAGCAGCCTCGTTTGTGGCCACCGCCAAGTCCTTGGGCGATGCGATTCCCTCGGCTGTGATTAAAGCAACGTCAGCGAAGATTGAAGCCACGATCAAGGCGCTTTAG
- a CDS encoding helix-turn-helix domain-containing protein — protein sequence MSLNLYSESALMTELGQRLREHRLRRNMLQKELAQKAGISVSALKKLENDGKVTLENFMKVVFALRLEREMMNLFTPRR from the coding sequence ATGTCCCTTAATCTTTACTCTGAATCAGCATTAATGACAGAGCTAGGGCAGCGTCTCAGGGAACATCGGTTACGCAGAAATATGCTGCAAAAAGAGCTGGCTCAAAAAGCCGGGATCTCTGTATCGGCATTAAAGAAACTGGAAAATGACGGAAAAGTAACGCTTGAGAACTTTATGAAGGTGGTTTTTGCCTTACGGCTGGAAAGAGAGATGATGAATCTGTTTACGCCCCGGCGATGA